In Constrictibacter sp. MBR-5, a single genomic region encodes these proteins:
- a CDS encoding hydantoinase B/oxoprolinase family protein, producing the protein MSDATDRTDPVTFEVVKNALYAAAEEMKVVLAKTAYSPILKVAGDYSCGVFDATGQMVAQGPDLPIHLGSMPDAVRAVVKSFDAFAPGDMFVHNDPYFGGSHLPDVNVVAPAFHEDVLLGFACVRAHWPDIGSATPGSYGAVTEIYGEGLRLPPVRLAVNGEMLRDIEAIIFANVRTPEERRGDLRAQMAACRRATIRMGELATRYGAATLTRIMDEVLDYSERLMRDALSRLPDGEGRFEDVCDGDGILEPGETEDRTFTIRMHVVKSGDRLRVDFTGTDPAVAGPINAPLTVTASGVFCALKMIADPNSLIPPNSGCWRPVEVVAEPGSVVHAQSPSPVVYANHEMSHRIADMMFGACVAFAPDNVMACSQGTSAVLTLGGTDPRSGERYVSYETIKGGFGARPGKDGINAVASTISNTMNTPIEVLEMSFPVRVEEYSILPDSGGAGRWRGGCGVRRVWRVLDHDSRAAICCERTVSAPFGLVGGSAGSPARLTVEHPDGTSRRPLSKGAFTAPAGSRVIFDVPGSGGYGPHAERDPALVREDVADGYVTAEAALRDYGVG; encoded by the coding sequence ATGAGCGACGCCACGGACCGCACTGACCCGGTCACCTTCGAAGTCGTCAAGAACGCGCTCTACGCCGCCGCCGAGGAGATGAAGGTCGTCCTCGCCAAGACGGCCTATTCGCCGATCCTGAAGGTGGCGGGCGACTATTCCTGCGGCGTGTTCGACGCCACAGGCCAGATGGTGGCGCAGGGGCCGGACCTGCCGATCCACCTGGGCTCGATGCCGGACGCGGTGCGGGCGGTGGTGAAGTCGTTCGACGCCTTCGCGCCGGGCGACATGTTCGTCCACAACGATCCCTATTTCGGCGGCTCGCACCTGCCGGACGTGAACGTCGTCGCACCCGCCTTCCACGAGGACGTCCTGCTGGGCTTCGCCTGCGTGCGTGCGCACTGGCCGGATATCGGCAGTGCGACGCCCGGCAGCTACGGCGCCGTCACCGAGATCTACGGCGAGGGGCTGCGCCTGCCGCCGGTGCGGCTCGCCGTCAACGGCGAGATGCTGCGCGACATCGAGGCGATTATCTTCGCCAACGTCCGCACGCCCGAGGAGCGCCGAGGCGACCTGCGCGCCCAGATGGCCGCCTGCCGGCGCGCCACGATCCGGATGGGCGAACTCGCCACCCGCTACGGCGCGGCGACCCTGACCCGGATCATGGACGAGGTGCTCGACTATTCCGAGCGGCTGATGCGCGACGCGCTCTCCCGGCTGCCGGACGGAGAGGGCCGTTTCGAGGACGTCTGCGACGGCGATGGCATCCTGGAGCCGGGCGAGACCGAGGACCGCACCTTCACCATCCGTATGCACGTCGTGAAGTCCGGCGACCGGCTGCGGGTCGACTTCACCGGCACCGACCCCGCGGTGGCCGGGCCGATCAACGCGCCGCTGACCGTCACGGCGTCCGGCGTCTTCTGCGCGCTGAAGATGATCGCCGACCCCAACAGCCTGATCCCGCCGAACTCCGGCTGCTGGCGGCCGGTCGAAGTGGTCGCGGAGCCCGGCTCGGTGGTCCACGCCCAGTCGCCGTCGCCCGTGGTCTACGCCAACCACGAGATGTCGCACCGGATCGCCGACATGATGTTCGGCGCCTGCGTCGCCTTCGCTCCGGACAACGTGATGGCCTGCAGCCAGGGCACCTCCGCCGTGCTGACGCTGGGCGGCACCGATCCGCGCAGCGGCGAGCGCTATGTCAGCTACGAGACCATCAAGGGCGGCTTCGGCGCGCGGCCGGGCAAGGACGGCATCAACGCGGTCGCCAGCACGATCTCCAACACGATGAACACGCCGATCGAGGTGCTCGAGATGAGCTTCCCGGTCAGGGTCGAGGAATATTCGATCCTGCCCGACTCCGGCGGTGCCGGCCGCTGGCGCGGCGGCTGCGGCGTGCGCCGCGTCTGGCGCGTGCTCGACCACGATTCGCGCGCCGCGATCTGCTGCGAACGCACCGTCTCGGCGCCCTTCGGTCTCGTCGGTGGTTCGGCCGGATCGCCGGCCCGGCTGACGGTCGAGCATCCCGACGGCACCAGCCGGCGCCCGCTGAGCAAGGGCGCCTTCACCGCGCCCGCCGGCTCGCGCGTCATCTTCGACGTGCCCGGTTCCGGCGGCTACGGCCCGCACGCCGAGCGCGACCCGGCGCTGGTGCGCGAGGACGTCGCCGACGGCTACGTGACCGCCGAGGCCGCCCTGCGCGACTACGGCGTGGGCTGA
- a CDS encoding hydantoinase/oxoprolinase family protein, producing MGWRIGVDIGGTFTDVALVNEADGRIRLAKVLTTPRDFSRAVVEGVQAAITREGVAPSAVSLVAHATTVVTNALLENKGGRTALIATRGFRDVLELRRSARADLYDLFQDPPSVLVPRRLRFEVAERIGAAGEVVEPLDESGLEAIAAEIRAADVQAVAVCLLFSFLNDAHERRVGERLRALLPDIPVYLSSEVLPEIREFERTSTTAVCAYVAPILRSYLERLEAALGALGLPPFYVMGSSGGVFETAEALRMPAMAVESGPAAGVVAAALIGRQLGRPDLISFDMGGTTAKASLIAGGEVAVTPEYEVGGHGNVNRWLHGTGHPIRVPVIDLAEVSAGGGSIAWVDAGGALKVGPQSAGAEPGPVCYGRGGTEPTVSDANVVLGYLDREALLGGDLPIDAAAAERALGEKVGAPLGMTTAEAAAGVIEIVNANMAAALRIVSIERGHDPRGCALVAFGGAGPVHAARLAEELGIPEVIVPPVPGVFSALGLVATDLRRDYVRTLYAPLDTVDPARIAGVMAEMEAAGTAMLTTAGFGAERGALVRSADVRYGRQAYELTVPMRDGTIDRAALDALAADFHTRHRETYGHSNPTERVQLVNLRLSAVGTLERLRLRHLPEAPDRARDRTRSVWFRETGFVDCPVRWRDGLVPGDVLNGPAIVESVDATLVVPPGWRTEIDGDGFIVMRRRAA from the coding sequence ATGGGTTGGCGGATCGGGGTCGATATCGGCGGCACGTTCACGGACGTCGCACTGGTGAACGAGGCCGACGGGCGGATCCGTCTCGCCAAGGTGCTGACGACACCCCGGGACTTCTCCCGGGCGGTGGTGGAAGGCGTGCAGGCCGCCATCACGCGGGAGGGGGTCGCACCGAGTGCCGTGAGCCTCGTCGCCCATGCGACCACGGTGGTGACCAACGCCCTGCTCGAGAACAAGGGCGGCCGGACGGCGCTGATCGCGACGCGCGGCTTCCGCGACGTGCTGGAGCTGCGGCGCTCGGCGCGGGCCGACCTCTACGACCTGTTCCAGGACCCGCCGTCGGTGCTGGTGCCGCGGCGCCTGCGGTTCGAGGTCGCCGAGCGCATCGGCGCGGCGGGCGAAGTGGTCGAGCCGCTCGACGAGAGCGGGCTGGAGGCGATCGCCGCAGAGATCCGCGCCGCGGACGTACAGGCCGTCGCCGTGTGCCTGCTCTTCTCGTTTCTCAACGATGCCCACGAACGGCGCGTGGGCGAGCGGCTGCGGGCCCTGCTGCCAGACATCCCCGTCTACCTGTCGAGCGAGGTGCTGCCCGAGATCCGCGAGTTCGAGCGGACCAGCACGACGGCGGTCTGCGCCTATGTGGCGCCGATCCTGCGCTCCTATCTGGAGCGGCTGGAGGCGGCGCTGGGGGCGCTCGGCCTGCCGCCGTTCTACGTCATGGGGTCCAGCGGCGGCGTGTTCGAGACGGCGGAGGCGCTGCGCATGCCGGCGATGGCCGTCGAGTCCGGCCCGGCGGCCGGCGTCGTCGCCGCCGCGCTGATCGGCCGGCAGCTCGGCCGGCCCGACCTGATCTCGTTCGACATGGGCGGCACGACCGCGAAGGCCAGCCTGATCGCCGGCGGCGAGGTCGCGGTGACACCGGAGTACGAGGTCGGCGGCCACGGCAACGTCAACCGCTGGCTGCACGGCACCGGACACCCGATCCGCGTGCCCGTCATCGACCTCGCCGAGGTCAGCGCCGGCGGCGGCAGCATCGCCTGGGTCGACGCCGGCGGCGCGCTGAAGGTCGGTCCGCAGAGCGCCGGGGCGGAGCCCGGCCCGGTCTGCTACGGCCGCGGCGGCACCGAGCCCACCGTCAGCGACGCCAACGTCGTGCTGGGCTATCTCGATCGGGAGGCGCTGCTCGGCGGCGACCTGCCGATCGACGCGGCGGCGGCGGAGCGCGCCCTGGGCGAGAAGGTCGGCGCGCCGCTCGGGATGACCACGGCCGAGGCGGCGGCGGGCGTGATCGAGATCGTCAACGCCAACATGGCCGCCGCCCTGCGCATCGTCTCGATCGAGCGCGGCCACGATCCGCGCGGCTGCGCACTGGTCGCCTTCGGCGGGGCGGGGCCCGTGCACGCCGCGCGTCTCGCCGAGGAACTCGGCATACCTGAGGTCATCGTGCCGCCGGTGCCCGGCGTCTTCTCGGCGCTCGGCCTGGTCGCGACGGACCTGCGCCGCGACTATGTCCGCACGCTCTACGCCCCGCTCGACACCGTCGACCCGGCACGGATCGCCGGGGTCATGGCCGAGATGGAAGCGGCCGGCACCGCCATGCTGACCACGGCAGGGTTCGGCGCGGAGCGCGGGGCGCTGGTCCGCTCGGCGGACGTGCGCTACGGGCGGCAGGCCTACGAACTGACAGTGCCGATGCGCGACGGAACCATCGACCGGGCGGCGCTCGACGCGCTGGCCGCCGACTTCCACACACGCCACCGCGAGACCTACGGCCACAGCAATCCGACCGAGCGGGTGCAACTGGTCAACCTGCGGCTCAGCGCCGTCGGCACGCTGGAGCGGCTGCGCTTGCGCCATCTGCCCGAGGCGCCCGACCGGGCACGCGACCGGACGCGGAGCGTCTGGTTCCGCGAGACGGGGTTCGTCGACTGCCCGGTGCGCTGGCGCGACGGGCTCGTCCCCGGCGACGTGCTGAACGGGCCGGCGATCGTCGAGTCGGTCGACGCGACCCTGGTCGTCCCGCCCGGCTGGCGGACCGAGATCGACGGGGACGGGTTCATCGTGATGCGCCGGCGGGCGGCATGA
- a CDS encoding transporter substrate-binding domain-containing protein: protein MMRNVRTKTARAAVAAAVLVLAAGGAQAQEKFRVAADVGYAPHVMAKPTGGVEGMNIDIGEAIAKKMGMQLEVIDQQWSGIFAGLNAKKYDMIVAPTTITEERAKSMLFTEGYFESEYQFVIKKGAPQVTSLDDLKGKVLSVNKGNLYDKWATEREPQYGWTVMRFDKNADAIAAVIAGRATANMAGSTVGGWAAKQNPMIVPSTLIISTGLVFGMAFRLDDVALRNKVETIMECLKKDGTIAAAFEKWTGQKPGPDAVVHTIDPGFGAKGFNGYDPTPHEVKCG, encoded by the coding sequence ATGATGCGGAACGTGCGGACGAAGACGGCGCGGGCGGCGGTCGCCGCCGCGGTCCTGGTGCTCGCGGCGGGCGGCGCCCAGGCGCAGGAGAAGTTCAGGGTCGCGGCCGACGTGGGCTACGCGCCGCATGTCATGGCGAAGCCGACGGGCGGCGTCGAAGGCATGAACATCGACATCGGCGAGGCCATCGCCAAGAAGATGGGCATGCAGCTGGAGGTGATCGACCAGCAATGGTCCGGCATCTTCGCCGGCCTCAACGCCAAGAAGTACGACATGATCGTCGCCCCGACGACCATCACCGAGGAGCGCGCCAAGTCGATGCTCTTCACCGAGGGCTACTTCGAGAGCGAATACCAGTTCGTCATCAAGAAGGGCGCACCGCAGGTCACCTCGCTGGACGACCTGAAGGGCAAGGTCCTGTCGGTCAACAAGGGCAACCTCTACGACAAGTGGGCGACCGAGCGTGAGCCGCAGTACGGCTGGACGGTCATGCGCTTCGACAAGAATGCCGACGCCATCGCAGCGGTCATCGCCGGGCGCGCCACCGCCAACATGGCGGGCTCCACGGTCGGCGGCTGGGCCGCGAAGCAGAACCCGATGATCGTTCCGTCGACCCTGATCATCTCCACCGGCCTGGTGTTCGGCATGGCCTTCCGGCTGGACGACGTCGCGCTGCGCAACAAGGTCGAGACGATCATGGAGTGCCTGAAGAAGGACGGCACCATCGCCGCCGCCTTCGAGAAGTGGACGGGTCAGAAGCCCGGCCCCGACGCCGTGGTCCACACGATCGACCCGGGCTTCGGTGCGAAGGGCTTCAACGGCTACGACCCGACCCCGCACGAGGTGAAGTGCGGCTGA
- a CDS encoding amino acid ABC transporter permease, producing the protein MDLLIQNFFNIEILVVSWPMLVEGLKMTVLLTLFVVPLGFSAGLLIAVLYNLRYWWLRWPIVFYVDFFRAFPPLVLLIFVYYGMPFLGVDLDPFFSVAVAFMLNNSSYYGEIFRAGIESIPKGQTEAARSTGLSGFQTMRWVILPQAIRNVLPDLVGNTVEVVKLTSIASVVALPELLRMARIAQGNMYNPTPLIAAALIYLVILWPVVRILSRMERKMMAGR; encoded by the coding sequence ATGGACCTGCTGATCCAGAACTTCTTCAACATCGAGATCCTCGTCGTCTCCTGGCCCATGCTGGTCGAGGGACTGAAGATGACGGTGCTGCTGACGCTGTTCGTCGTCCCGCTGGGCTTCTCGGCCGGACTGCTCATCGCCGTCCTCTACAATCTGCGCTACTGGTGGCTGCGCTGGCCGATCGTCTTCTACGTCGACTTCTTCCGCGCGTTCCCGCCGCTGGTGCTGCTGATCTTCGTCTATTACGGCATGCCGTTCCTCGGCGTCGACCTCGACCCGTTCTTCTCGGTCGCCGTCGCTTTCATGCTCAACAATTCGAGCTATTACGGCGAGATCTTCCGCGCCGGCATCGAGAGCATCCCGAAGGGCCAGACCGAGGCGGCGCGCTCGACCGGGCTTTCGGGCTTCCAGACCATGCGCTGGGTGATCCTGCCCCAGGCGATCCGCAACGTGCTGCCCGACCTCGTCGGCAACACGGTGGAGGTGGTCAAGCTCACCTCGATCGCCAGCGTCGTGGCACTGCCGGAACTCCTGCGCATGGCCCGCATCGCCCAGGGCAACATGTACAACCCGACGCCGCTGATCGCCGCGGCGCTGATCTACCTCGTCATCCTGTGGCCGGTCGTCCGCATCCTCAGCCGCATGGAGCGCAAGATGATGGCCGGGCGGTAG
- a CDS encoding TAXI family TRAP transporter solute-binding subunit, which yields MRYALLTTSLVAGLTIAGGTFAKDLPSTMAWTAYDVGSSGYNQAVAIGAALKNKKNITLRVLPGKNDVSRLVPLRENKVDFSAFGIGGYQALEAVFTFGQKDWGPQPLRMLSMSNSDACNTLMLAGDLGITSYKDLKGKRLPVVKGAPALNQNVYAYLRFAGLEWSDVKTVEFGGYGASMDAVVEGQVDGAITITSSGFATKIAAGPRGYYYAPVPHDDEAGWKRMHAVAPYFFKSMCSEGAGIKEPFEAASYPYPILIGYESQDEEMVYQMTAAMYELYPEYKDSAPGARGWALDRQVLSWVLPFHPGAIRYYKEKGIWKAAEEEHQADLLAREKLLRDAWKDHVANAKDADTFEKGWMKVRADVLTKAGLNPIWTEW from the coding sequence ATGCGGTACGCGTTGTTGACCACGAGCCTCGTTGCCGGATTGACGATCGCCGGGGGGACCTTCGCGAAGGACCTGCCGTCGACGATGGCGTGGACGGCCTACGACGTGGGCTCGTCCGGCTACAATCAGGCGGTCGCGATCGGTGCGGCGCTGAAGAACAAGAAGAACATCACGCTCCGCGTACTCCCGGGAAAGAACGACGTCTCCCGGCTGGTGCCGCTGCGGGAGAACAAGGTCGATTTCTCCGCCTTCGGCATCGGTGGCTACCAAGCGCTGGAGGCCGTGTTCACCTTCGGCCAGAAGGACTGGGGACCGCAGCCGCTACGGATGCTGTCGATGTCCAACTCCGACGCGTGCAACACGCTGATGCTGGCCGGCGACCTCGGCATCACCAGCTACAAGGACCTCAAGGGCAAGCGCCTGCCGGTGGTGAAGGGGGCACCGGCCCTGAACCAGAACGTCTATGCCTATCTGCGCTTCGCCGGCCTGGAATGGTCGGACGTGAAGACCGTCGAATTCGGCGGATACGGCGCCTCGATGGACGCCGTCGTCGAAGGGCAGGTGGACGGCGCCATCACCATCACCAGTTCCGGCTTTGCGACGAAGATCGCCGCCGGCCCGCGTGGCTACTACTACGCTCCGGTGCCTCACGATGACGAGGCGGGTTGGAAGCGGATGCACGCGGTGGCGCCTTACTTCTTCAAGTCGATGTGCAGCGAAGGCGCCGGCATCAAGGAACCGTTCGAGGCTGCCAGCTACCCCTATCCGATCCTCATCGGCTACGAGAGCCAGGACGAGGAGATGGTCTATCAGATGACCGCGGCGATGTACGAACTCTACCCCGAGTACAAGGACTCCGCCCCCGGTGCCAGGGGCTGGGCGCTCGACAGGCAGGTGCTCAGCTGGGTACTGCCGTTCCATCCGGGTGCGATCCGATACTACAAGGAAAAGGGCATCTGGAAGGCCGCCGAGGAGGAACATCAGGCGGATCTGCTGGCGCGCGAGAAGCTCCTGCGTGACGCCTGGAAGGATCACGTCGCCAACGCCAAGGACGCGGACACTTTCGAGAAGGGCTGGATGAAGGTCCGCGCCGACGTTCTCACCAAGGCCGGCCTCAATCCGATCTGGACGGAGTGGTAA
- the coaBC gene encoding bifunctional phosphopantothenoylcysteine decarboxylase/phosphopantothenate--cysteine ligase CoaBC, which produces MLEGKRILLVIAGGIAAYKSLDLIRRLRERGASVRCILTKGGAEFVTPLAVAALSEEKVYQHLFSLTDENEMGHIRLSREADLVLVAPATADIMARMAAGICDDLATTALLATDKPVMVAPSMNVMMWGHLATQANLATLEKRGVLRVGPGSGDLACGEVGSGRLAEVMDIVRAVESFFDASAGPRPLSGRRAIVTSGPTWEAIDPVRYIANRSSGKQGHAIAAALAKLGAETVLVSGPSREPDPQGVRVIHIESAREMRDACFTALPADIAVCAAAVADWRPAEAAGQKMKKNGDAPAPLALTENPDILASLSQAENRRPRLVVGFAAETENVVAYAQAKRARKGCDWILANDVAPGTGTFGGASNTIHLITAETVEDWPTMSKEAVAGRLAERIAAAFGRPA; this is translated from the coding sequence GTGCTCGAAGGCAAGCGCATCCTCCTGGTGATCGCCGGAGGCATCGCGGCTTACAAGAGCCTCGACCTGATACGGCGCCTGCGCGAACGCGGGGCGTCGGTGCGGTGCATCCTCACCAAGGGTGGTGCCGAATTCGTCACGCCGCTCGCCGTCGCCGCGCTCAGCGAGGAGAAAGTCTATCAGCACCTGTTCTCGCTGACCGACGAGAACGAGATGGGCCATATCCGCCTGTCGCGCGAAGCAGACTTGGTCCTGGTGGCGCCGGCCACCGCCGACATCATGGCCAGGATGGCAGCCGGCATCTGCGACGACCTGGCGACAACGGCCCTGCTCGCCACCGACAAGCCGGTGATGGTCGCCCCCTCGATGAATGTCATGATGTGGGGCCACCTCGCGACGCAGGCCAATCTGGCGACGCTGGAGAAGCGTGGCGTGCTGCGCGTGGGGCCGGGCTCCGGCGACCTCGCCTGCGGCGAAGTCGGTTCCGGCCGCCTCGCCGAGGTGATGGACATCGTCCGGGCCGTGGAATCCTTCTTCGACGCGTCCGCTGGCCCCCGCCCCCTCTCCGGGCGCCGGGCGATCGTGACCAGCGGACCGACATGGGAGGCGATCGATCCGGTCCGCTACATCGCGAACCGATCCTCGGGCAAGCAGGGCCACGCCATCGCTGCGGCGCTGGCGAAACTCGGCGCGGAGACGGTTCTGGTCTCCGGACCCAGCCGGGAACCCGATCCTCAGGGCGTGAGGGTGATCCACATCGAGTCCGCACGCGAGATGCGCGACGCCTGTTTCACCGCACTGCCGGCCGACATCGCCGTCTGCGCCGCCGCCGTTGCCGACTGGCGGCCGGCAGAGGCCGCCGGCCAGAAAATGAAGAAGAACGGCGATGCCCCTGCACCGCTCGCCCTGACCGAGAACCCGGACATCCTCGCCAGCCTGTCGCAGGCGGAGAACCGACGCCCGCGCCTGGTCGTCGGGTTCGCCGCGGAGACGGAGAACGTCGTCGCCTATGCCCAGGCGAAGCGCGCGCGGAAGGGCTGCGACTGGATCCTCGCCAACGACGTCGCGCCGGGTACGGGCACCTTCGGCGGCGCCAGCAACACCATCCATCTGATCACCGCCGAAACCGTCGAGGACTGGCCGACCATGTCGAAGGAAGCGGTCGCCGGACGCTTGGCGGAGCGTATCGCGGCCGCCTTCGGCAGGCCGGCGTGA
- a CDS encoding amino acid ABC transporter permease, whose product MEQFAHNFFNVPIMLQYLPEMLKGLVVTLELAALVVLTGLSTGLLLALGRSFQFKPANFLIVVLVDICRALPPLVLIILVYFALPFVGVQMSGFAAAWLVLSLVLASFSEEIFWAGITSVQRGQWEASRSTGLSFVQTLGYVVLPQAFKLTIPPLTNRTIAVTKNTALASVVAVDELLTQAGTAQAYSANTSPLTVAAIGYLLIFFPLVVLSRWVESRYGWKR is encoded by the coding sequence ATGGAACAGTTCGCGCACAACTTCTTCAACGTTCCGATCATGCTCCAGTATCTCCCGGAGATGCTGAAGGGCCTGGTCGTCACCCTCGAACTGGCGGCTCTGGTCGTGCTCACCGGCCTGTCGACCGGGCTACTGCTCGCCCTGGGCCGCTCGTTCCAGTTCAAGCCGGCGAATTTCCTGATCGTCGTGCTGGTCGACATCTGCCGGGCCCTGCCGCCGCTGGTGCTGATCATCCTGGTCTACTTCGCCCTGCCCTTCGTCGGCGTGCAGATGTCCGGCTTCGCCGCGGCTTGGCTGGTCCTGTCGCTGGTGCTCGCCTCCTTCTCGGAGGAGATCTTCTGGGCGGGCATCACCTCGGTGCAGAGGGGCCAGTGGGAGGCTTCGCGCTCGACCGGCCTCTCCTTCGTCCAGACGCTGGGCTACGTCGTCCTGCCGCAGGCGTTCAAGCTGACGATCCCGCCGCTGACCAACCGGACCATCGCGGTCACCAAGAACACCGCGCTCGCCTCGGTGGTCGCCGTCGACGAACTGCTGACCCAGGCGGGAACCGCGCAGGCCTATTCGGCCAACACCTCGCCGCTCACCGTCGCCGCGATCGGCTACCTGCTGATCTTCTTCCCCCTGGTGGTGCTCAGCCGCTGGGTCGAAAGCCGCTACGGCTGGAAGCGCTGA
- a CDS encoding TAXI family TRAP transporter solute-binding subunit, producing the protein MSLNSHHLGGALALALSTFVAGTAGAAGLPRTLAWTAYETTSSGYGQAVAIGSALKNQMGITLRVLPGKNDLSRLVPVRDKKADFAANGIGTYMAQEGVFEFAHPDWGPQRLRTVAMSLGDYCLVPYAAGDLGVKTAYDLKGKRVSIIRGAPGLNYNLYVYMRFADLEWDDVIRVDFPGATAAADSIVNNQADAAFGSTITGNVRKLEASPRGATFAGAPHGDEAGWKRLMEAGPYYVKHLCTEGVGLSKEKPLEAATYPYPVLMSYDHMDADTAYAMTKAIFDLYESYKDAAPGADGWRRDNQRLDWVVPVHEGAVRYYKEAGMWTDAHQANNEANLARQDVLAKAWKTYAAEAKGRPEEEFVKGWQSARVSALEKAKELPVWRDW; encoded by the coding sequence ATGTCGCTGAATTCGCACCATCTGGGTGGGGCGCTTGCGCTCGCCCTGTCGACCTTCGTCGCCGGGACCGCGGGGGCCGCCGGCCTGCCGCGGACGCTCGCGTGGACCGCCTACGAGACGACGTCGAGCGGCTATGGCCAAGCGGTCGCCATCGGCAGCGCTCTCAAGAACCAGATGGGCATCACGTTGCGCGTGCTGCCCGGCAAGAACGATCTGTCTCGGCTGGTCCCGGTCCGCGACAAGAAGGCGGACTTCGCCGCCAATGGGATCGGCACCTACATGGCGCAGGAGGGCGTCTTCGAGTTCGCGCACCCCGACTGGGGGCCGCAGCGGCTGCGGACGGTGGCGATGTCTCTCGGCGACTACTGCCTCGTGCCCTACGCCGCGGGGGATCTCGGCGTGAAGACGGCCTACGACCTGAAGGGCAAGCGCGTCTCGATCATCCGTGGTGCGCCCGGCCTCAACTACAATCTCTACGTCTATATGCGCTTCGCCGACCTGGAGTGGGACGACGTCATCAGGGTCGACTTTCCGGGCGCGACCGCCGCAGCCGATTCGATCGTCAACAACCAGGCCGATGCGGCGTTCGGGTCGACGATCACCGGGAATGTGCGCAAGCTCGAAGCGAGCCCGCGCGGTGCGACTTTCGCCGGCGCGCCGCACGGCGACGAAGCGGGCTGGAAGCGCCTGATGGAAGCCGGACCCTATTACGTGAAGCACCTCTGCACCGAGGGCGTCGGGCTCAGCAAGGAGAAGCCGCTCGAAGCGGCGACCTACCCCTATCCCGTGCTGATGAGCTACGACCACATGGACGCCGACACGGCCTATGCCATGACGAAGGCCATCTTCGACCTGTACGAGTCCTACAAGGATGCGGCGCCGGGCGCCGACGGTTGGCGCCGTGACAATCAGAGGCTCGACTGGGTCGTTCCGGTCCACGAGGGCGCCGTCCGCTACTACAAGGAGGCCGGAATGTGGACGGACGCACATCAGGCCAACAACGAGGCGAACCTCGCGCGCCAGGATGTCTTGGCGAAAGCGTGGAAGACCTACGCGGCCGAGGCGAAGGGCCGCCCGGAAGAGGAATTCGTGAAAGGCTGGCAATCGGCCCGCGTCTCCGCCCTGGAGAAGGCGAAGGAATTGCCGGTCTGGCGCGACTGGTAG
- a CDS encoding amino acid ABC transporter ATP-binding protein — protein MVRTQPIVDIQDLHKSFGQLEVLTGVDLDVLPQELVFIIGPSGSGKSTLLRCCNRLEEPTSGSIAVDGIDILSSKVNINKVRQRIGMVFQSFNLYPHMTALGNVTLALRKVAGQGRKEAEDRGRAALDRVGLSEKYDAYPTELSGGQQQRVAIARALALEPKVMLFDEPTSALDPELVGSVLNVMREMRREGMTMVVVSHEMRFAQEAADRVVFMNGGNIVEQGPPEQIFKAPTQARTREFLARMFDH, from the coding sequence GTGGTCCGTACCCAGCCGATCGTCGACATCCAGGATCTGCACAAGTCGTTCGGCCAGCTCGAAGTGCTGACCGGCGTCGACCTGGACGTGCTGCCGCAGGAACTGGTCTTCATCATCGGGCCCTCCGGGTCCGGCAAGAGCACGCTTCTGCGCTGCTGCAACCGCCTGGAGGAGCCGACGAGCGGTAGCATCGCCGTCGACGGCATCGACATCCTGTCGAGCAAGGTGAACATCAACAAGGTCCGCCAGCGGATCGGCATGGTGTTCCAGTCCTTCAACCTCTACCCGCACATGACGGCGCTGGGGAACGTGACCCTGGCCCTGCGGAAGGTGGCGGGACAGGGCCGCAAGGAAGCCGAGGACCGCGGCCGCGCGGCACTCGACCGCGTCGGCCTCTCCGAGAAATACGACGCCTATCCCACCGAACTCTCGGGCGGCCAGCAGCAGCGCGTGGCCATCGCCCGCGCCCTGGCGCTCGAACCGAAGGTGATGCTGTTCGACGAACCGACCAGCGCGCTCGACCCCGAGCTCGTCGGCTCCGTGCTCAACGTGATGCGCGAGATGCGCCGGGAGGGCATGACTATGGTCGTCGTGAGCCACGAGATGCGCTTCGCCCAGGAGGCCGCCGACCGGGTGGTCTTCATGAACGGCGGCAACATTGTCGAACAGGGTCCGCCGGAGCAGATCTTCAAGGCGCCGACCCAGGCGCGCACGCGGGAATTCCTCGCGCGCATGTTCGATCACTGA